The genomic stretch GGTGCTCAGCCAGATGGCTTTTGGACAGGATCTGCTGCGGATGCAGCATGAAGTAGCGCAGCAGACGAAACTCCGCAGCGGTCAGTTGCACCTCGGCCCCGTCGCGCACCACGCACTGGCGGCCTTCATCCAGGTGCAAGCCCGCCGCCTGCAAGGTCGGCTGGTTGGCCTGTCCATGGGAACGGCGCAGCAATGCCTGGATACGCAGGTACAGCTCCTCGGGGTGGAACGGTTTGCTCAGGTAATCATCGGCCCCGGCCTTGAGCCCTTCGATACGCTCGGCCCAGGAGTCACGGGCGGTGAGGATCAATACCGGGGCCACCAGTGCGGCGGCGCGCCATTGATTCAGCACCTCAAGGCCCGGCAACCCAGGCAGGCCGAGGTCCAGGATGATCAGGTCGTAAGGCTCGCTGCGCCCCTGATACACCGCATCGCGACCGTCCGCCAGCCAATCCACTGCATAGCCCTGGATTTTAAGCCCGGCCATCAATTCATCGGCCAGAGGCACGTGGTCTTCCACCAGAAGCAGGCGCATCAGTCGTCTTCCTCGTCTTTGAGCAGCGCGCCGGTGGCCGCGTCCAGTTTGATTTCCCGTACTACGCCGT from Pseudomonas fluorescens encodes the following:
- a CDS encoding response regulator transcription factor, yielding MRLLLVEDHVPLADELMAGLKIQGYAVDWLADGRDAVYQGRSEPYDLIILDLGLPGLPGLEVLNQWRAAALVAPVLILTARDSWAERIEGLKAGADDYLSKPFHPEELYLRIQALLRRSHGQANQPTLQAAGLHLDEGRQCVVRDGAEVQLTAAEFRLLRYFMLHPQQILSKSHLAEHLYDGETERDSNVLEVHVNHLRRKLGRNVIETRRGQGYRFGASAT